A region from the Lolium perenne isolate Kyuss_39 chromosome 4, Kyuss_2.0, whole genome shotgun sequence genome encodes:
- the LOC127294220 gene encoding uncharacterized protein isoform X1: protein MSLYLNPLPHKFHLGLFVTLNPILIKFLYVSIILLSFIFLRYWSTGFRFLLLRPRMNVIDFSIIFRRHFSTGFRFLLLRPRLNVVDFSIIFWRYLSTGFRFVLLRPRMNVIDFSIIFRRHLSTGFRFLFLQPRLNVVGFSIIFWRYLSTGFRFLLLHPRMNVIGFTIIFRRHFSTGFRFLLLRPRLNVVGFSIIFRRSFVPCASSLSHRLLFSIPQWLSNAQMRVMNSPPDSS, encoded by the exons GGGCTCTTCGTCACTCTCAATCCCATCCTCATCAAGTTCCTCTATGTCAGCATCATTCTCCTGAG CTTTATATTTCTGAGGTACTGGAGCACTGGTTTCAGATTCTTGTTGCTCCGGCCCAGGATGAATGTTATTGATTTCAGCATTATATTCCGGAGGCACTTCAGCACTGGTTTCAGATTCTTGTTGCTCCGGCCCAGGCTGAATGTTGTTGATTTCAGCATAATATTCTGGAGGTACTTGAGCACTGGTTTTAGATTCGTGTTGCTCCGGCCCAGGATGAATGTTATTGATTTCAGCATTATATTCCGGAGGCACTTGAGCACTGGTTTCAGATTCTTGTTCCTCCAGCCCAGACTGAATGTTGTTGGTTTCAGCATAATATTCTGGAGGTACTTGAGCACTGGTTTCAGATTCTTGTTGCTCCATCCCAGGATGAATGTTATTGGTTTCACCATTATATTCCGGAGGCACTTCAGCACTGGTTTCAGATTCTTGTTGCTCCGGCCCAGGCTGAATGTTGTTGGTTTCAGCATAATATTCCGGAG ATCATTTGTTCCATGTGCTTCTTCCTTATCCCACAGACTACTCTTCTCAATACCACAGTGGCTAAGCAATGCCCAGATGAGGGTTATGAACTCGCCTCCCGACTCGAGCTGA
- the LOC127294220 gene encoding uncharacterized protein isoform X2 — MSLYLNPLPHKFHLGLFVTLNPILIKFLYVSIILLRFLLLRPRMNVIDFSIIFRRHFSTGFRFLLLRPRLNVVDFSIIFWRYLSTGFRFVLLRPRMNVIDFSIIFRRHLSTGFRFLFLQPRLNVVGFSIIFWRYLSTGFRFLLLHPRMNVIGFTIIFRRHFSTGFRFLLLRPRLNVVGFSIIFRRSFVPCASSLSHRLLFSIPQWLSNAQMRVMNSPPDSS, encoded by the exons GGGCTCTTCGTCACTCTCAATCCCATCCTCATCAAGTTCCTCTATGTCAGCATCATTCTCCTGAG ATTCTTGTTGCTCCGGCCCAGGATGAATGTTATTGATTTCAGCATTATATTCCGGAGGCACTTCAGCACTGGTTTCAGATTCTTGTTGCTCCGGCCCAGGCTGAATGTTGTTGATTTCAGCATAATATTCTGGAGGTACTTGAGCACTGGTTTTAGATTCGTGTTGCTCCGGCCCAGGATGAATGTTATTGATTTCAGCATTATATTCCGGAGGCACTTGAGCACTGGTTTCAGATTCTTGTTCCTCCAGCCCAGACTGAATGTTGTTGGTTTCAGCATAATATTCTGGAGGTACTTGAGCACTGGTTTCAGATTCTTGTTGCTCCATCCCAGGATGAATGTTATTGGTTTCACCATTATATTCCGGAGGCACTTCAGCACTGGTTTCAGATTCTTGTTGCTCCGGCCCAGGCTGAATGTTGTTGGTTTCAGCATAATATTCCGGAG ATCATTTGTTCCATGTGCTTCTTCCTTATCCCACAGACTACTCTTCTCAATACCACAGTGGCTAAGCAATGCCCAGATGAGGGTTATGAACTCGCCTCCCGACTCGAGCTGA